Proteins from a single region of Pseudomonas ekonensis:
- a CDS encoding RidA family protein, giving the protein MTERLTCDERFIALAKELNFDIYGENSSGGNYAPLIRHHDELYISGLVPRTHGQIQYPGRVGLELTLKDAQAAASISAMRALALIVDAVGSLDKVKALLRVTVYVKSTADFVDLSEVANGASDVFSHVFGDVGRHTRTTVGVYQLPKNAAIEVDMIAALHPSA; this is encoded by the coding sequence ATGACGGAAAGGCTGACCTGCGACGAACGCTTCATTGCACTGGCGAAAGAACTGAACTTCGACATCTATGGCGAGAATTCCAGCGGCGGCAACTATGCGCCGCTGATCCGCCACCACGACGAGCTGTACATCAGCGGCCTGGTGCCGCGCACCCACGGCCAGATCCAGTACCCGGGCCGGGTCGGCCTGGAACTGACGCTCAAGGATGCCCAGGCCGCCGCCAGCATCAGCGCGATGCGCGCGCTGGCGTTGATCGTCGATGCCGTCGGCTCGCTGGACAAGGTCAAGGCGCTGCTGCGGGTCACGGTCTACGTGAAGTCCACGGCGGACTTCGTCGACCTGAGCGAAGTCGCCAACGGCGCATCGGATGTGTTCAGCCATGTGTTCGGCGATGTCGGCCGGCACACCCGCACCACGGTCGGCGTGTATCAGCTGCCCAAGAACGCGGCCATCGAAGTGGACATGATCGCGGCGTTGCATCCGTCGGCGTAA
- a CDS encoding response regulator transcription factor — MEQTKRVLVVEDDLHIADLICLHLRDEQFEVVHSADGAEGMRLLQQEQWDALILDLMLPGVDGLEICRRARAMARYTPIIITSARSSEVHRILGLELGADDYLAKPFSMLELVARVKALLRRVDAMARNLKMDAGRLMLDGLEIDPITREVLLNGQRLDLPPREFDLLHFFARQPGKVFSRMDLLNAVWGYSHEGYEHTVNTHINRLRSKIEADPAQPRRILTVWGRGYKFSASAEQP; from the coding sequence ATGGAACAGACCAAACGCGTCCTGGTGGTCGAGGACGACCTGCACATCGCCGACCTCATCTGCCTGCACCTGCGGGACGAGCAATTCGAGGTGGTGCACAGCGCCGACGGCGCCGAAGGCATGCGCCTGCTGCAGCAGGAACAGTGGGACGCCCTCATCCTCGACCTGATGCTCCCCGGCGTCGACGGCCTGGAAATCTGCCGCCGTGCCCGGGCCATGGCGCGCTATACGCCGATCATCATCACCAGCGCCCGCTCCAGCGAAGTGCACCGCATCCTCGGCCTGGAACTGGGCGCCGACGACTACCTCGCCAAACCGTTCTCGATGCTGGAGCTGGTGGCCCGGGTCAAGGCGCTGCTGCGCCGGGTCGACGCCATGGCGCGCAACCTGAAGATGGACGCCGGGCGCCTGATGCTCGACGGCCTGGAGATCGACCCGATCACCCGCGAGGTGCTGCTCAACGGCCAGCGGCTGGACCTGCCCCCTCGGGAGTTCGACCTGCTGCACTTCTTCGCCCGCCAGCCGGGCAAGGTGTTCTCGCGCATGGACCTGCTCAACGCCGTCTGGGGCTACAGCCACGAAGGCTACGAACACACGGTCAACACCCACATCAACCGGTTGCGCTCGAAGATCGAGGCCGACCCCGCCCAGCCCCGGCGCATCCTCACGGTGTGGGGGCGCGGCTACAAGTTCAGCGCCAGCGCGGAACAGCCATGA
- a CDS encoding sensor histidine kinase: MRLTLTQRLSLVFAALLLVCCGTSAWLQVRSSQMHELEVVQGLSRDLARHIARDTVLMDSHGLMPGAVRELFSQLMLVNPSVEVYLLDNTGRIVGNAAPEGRLRRQTVDLAPVRRLLDDQPLPILGDDPRSVDGRKVFSAAPLQVDGKPSGYLYVVLLSEEHDRYAERGATSAALNTALLSIGLVALLCLVAGLVAFNLITRPLRRLTDTVSRFDIDGAPRAASQENGPPVVDKSAGHDEIAVLDSAFRQMQARLGEQWRSLTRQDQERRELVANISHDLRTPLASLHGYLETLSLKDATLSAQDRRRYLGIALDQSRKVGGLAQSLLELVRLEHGFVQPVLERFSLTDLVQDVFQKFELGAEARQVSLKADFTAGLPAVCADLGLIERVLTNLVDNALRHTPPGGDIELALKPQGAQVEVTVSDTGPGIAPELREGLFLRPFNIGGARRDGGLGLRIVHRILQLHGSEIRLLDAPGRGATFRFALQVNPQSAEQSMLRSVEQHAAGK; the protein is encoded by the coding sequence ATGAGACTGACCCTCACGCAGCGCCTGTCGTTGGTGTTCGCCGCCCTGCTGCTGGTGTGCTGCGGCACCTCGGCCTGGCTGCAGGTGCGCTCCAGCCAGATGCATGAACTTGAAGTGGTGCAGGGCCTGTCCCGCGACCTGGCCCGGCACATCGCCCGCGACACCGTGCTGATGGATAGCCACGGCCTGATGCCCGGCGCCGTGCGCGAACTGTTCAGCCAGTTGATGCTGGTCAACCCCAGCGTCGAGGTGTACCTGCTGGACAACACCGGCCGGATCGTCGGCAACGCCGCACCCGAAGGCCGGCTGCGCAGGCAGACGGTGGACCTCGCCCCGGTCCGGCGGCTGCTCGACGACCAGCCGCTGCCGATCCTCGGCGACGACCCGCGCAGCGTCGACGGCCGCAAGGTGTTCAGCGCCGCGCCGCTGCAGGTCGACGGCAAGCCGTCCGGCTATCTCTATGTGGTGCTGCTCAGCGAGGAGCATGACCGCTACGCCGAACGCGGGGCCACCAGCGCCGCCCTGAACACCGCCCTGCTGTCCATCGGGCTGGTGGCGCTGCTGTGCCTGGTCGCCGGCCTCGTGGCGTTCAACCTGATCACCCGCCCGTTGCGGCGGCTGACCGACACCGTCAGCCGCTTCGACATCGACGGCGCGCCGCGCGCCGCGTCGCAGGAGAACGGCCCGCCGGTTGTGGACAAGTCCGCCGGACACGACGAAATCGCCGTGCTCGACAGCGCCTTCCGGCAGATGCAGGCCCGGCTCGGCGAGCAGTGGCGCTCGTTGACCCGCCAGGACCAGGAGCGCCGCGAGCTGGTGGCGAACATCTCCCATGACCTGCGCACGCCGCTGGCCTCCCTGCACGGCTACCTGGAGACCCTGTCGCTCAAGGACGCCACGCTGTCGGCGCAGGACCGCCGACGCTACCTGGGGATCGCCCTCGACCAAAGCCGCAAGGTCGGCGGCCTGGCGCAATCGCTGCTGGAACTGGTGCGCCTGGAGCACGGGTTCGTGCAACCGGTGCTGGAGCGCTTTTCGCTGACCGACCTGGTGCAGGACGTGTTCCAGAAATTCGAGCTGGGCGCCGAGGCCCGCCAGGTCAGCCTCAAGGCCGACTTCACCGCCGGCCTGCCGGCGGTCTGTGCAGACCTTGGCCTCATCGAGCGGGTGCTGACCAACCTGGTGGACAATGCCTTGCGCCACACCCCGCCGGGCGGGGACATCGAGCTTGCGCTCAAGCCGCAGGGTGCGCAGGTCGAAGTCACGGTCAGCGACACCGGCCCCGGCATCGCGCCGGAACTGCGCGAAGGCCTGTTCCTGCGCCCGTTCAACATCGGCGGCGCACGGCGGGACGGCGGGCTGGGCCTGCGCATCGTGCACCGCATCCTGCAGTTGCACGGCAGCGAGATCCGCCTGCTCGATGCCCCAGGGCGCGGTGCGACGTTCCGCTTTGCCTTGCAGGTCAACCCGCAGAGCGCCGAGCAGTCGATGCTGCGTTCGGTGGAGCAGCACGCAGCGGGCAAATAA
- a CDS encoding cytochrome o ubiquinol oxidase subunit III has protein sequence MSNLVTNVGHAHGHDHGHDDHHHDSGEMTVYGFWLYLMTDCILFASIFAVYAVLVNNVAGGPSGHDIFELPYVLGETALLLFSSITYGFAMLALYKGKKQQVLGWLFMTFLLGAGFIAMEINEFHLLISEGFGPNRSGFLSGFFTLVGTHGLHVSAGLIWMAVMMYQVNKHGLTSTNKTRLSCLSLFWHFLDVVWICVFTVVYLMGTL, from the coding sequence ATGTCGAACTTAGTGACCAATGTTGGACACGCCCATGGTCATGACCATGGGCACGATGACCATCACCACGACTCGGGCGAGATGACCGTGTACGGTTTCTGGCTCTACCTGATGACCGACTGCATCCTGTTTGCGTCGATCTTCGCGGTGTACGCGGTACTGGTGAACAACGTGGCCGGCGGACCGTCGGGCCACGACATCTTCGAACTGCCTTACGTGCTGGGCGAAACCGCTCTGCTGCTGTTCAGTTCGATCACCTACGGCTTCGCCATGCTGGCGTTGTACAAGGGCAAGAAGCAGCAGGTTCTGGGTTGGCTGTTCATGACCTTCCTGCTGGGCGCGGGCTTCATCGCCATGGAGATCAACGAGTTCCACCTGCTGATCTCCGAAGGCTTCGGCCCTAACCGTTCGGGCTTCCTGTCCGGGTTCTTCACCCTGGTCGGCACCCACGGCCTGCACGTTTCCGCCGGTCTGATCTGGATGGCGGTGATGATGTACCAGGTCAACAAACATGGCCTGACGTCGACCAACAAGACCCGCCTGAGCTGCCTGAGCCTGTTCTGGCACTTCCTGGACGTGGTCTGGATCTGCGTCTTCACCGTCGTCTACCTGATGGGGACCCTGTAA
- the cyoD gene encoding cytochrome o ubiquinol oxidase subunit IV codes for MANAHSHDSHDAGHGSVKSYAIGFILSVILTVIPFGLVMYPSLPKATTLAIVLLFAVIQVIVHLYYFLHLDRSVAQRNNVIAFVFTAIVILLLVGLSLWIMFSIHTFMMAK; via the coding sequence ATGGCTAATGCACACTCCCATGACAGCCACGATGCTGGCCACGGCAGCGTAAAGTCTTACGCCATCGGCTTCATCCTGTCGGTGATCCTGACCGTCATCCCGTTCGGCCTGGTGATGTACCCAAGCCTGCCGAAGGCGACGACGCTGGCGATCGTCCTGCTGTTCGCGGTGATCCAGGTGATCGTTCACCTGTATTACTTCCTGCACCTGGACCGTTCCGTGGCGCAGCGCAACAACGTGATTGCGTTCGTCTTCACGGCCATCGTGATTCTGCTGCTGGTCGGCTTGTCGCTGTGGATCATGTTCAGCATCCACACGTTCATGATGGCGAAGTGA
- the cyoE gene encoding heme o synthase, producing MSLKHFIQITKPGIIFGNVLSVAGGFFLASKGHVDLAVFLAAMIGTSLVVASGCVFNNCIDRDIDLKMERTKNRVLVQGLVSLKLALAYATVLGVAGVALLYKVANPLAALFAVIGFIIYVGFYSLYLKRKSVHGTLVGSLSGAMPPVIGYVAVSNSFDMAALTLLVMFSLWQMPHSYAIAIFRFKDYQAASIPVLPVKRGIETAKKHILIYILAFLAATLMLTLSGYAGMSYFAVAAAMGMYWLYMAWTGNKAVDDTVWARKLFVFSIFTITALSVMMSVDFKVPGDVLMTYAQ from the coding sequence ATGTCGCTCAAGCACTTTATCCAAATCACCAAACCGGGGATCATTTTCGGTAACGTGCTTTCGGTGGCGGGCGGGTTCTTCCTGGCCTCCAAGGGGCATGTCGATCTGGCCGTGTTCCTGGCGGCCATGATCGGCACCTCCCTGGTCGTGGCCTCCGGTTGCGTGTTCAACAACTGCATCGACCGCGACATCGACCTGAAGATGGAGCGCACCAAGAACCGGGTGCTGGTCCAGGGACTCGTCTCCCTGAAGCTGGCCCTGGCCTACGCGACCGTCCTGGGCGTCGCCGGCGTTGCGTTGCTGTACAAGGTGGCCAACCCGTTGGCTGCCCTGTTCGCCGTGATCGGCTTCATCATCTACGTCGGCTTCTACAGCCTGTACCTCAAGCGCAAGTCGGTTCACGGCACGCTGGTGGGCAGTCTGTCGGGCGCCATGCCGCCGGTGATCGGTTACGTGGCCGTGAGCAACAGCTTCGACATGGCCGCGCTGACCCTGCTGGTGATGTTCAGCTTGTGGCAGATGCCGCATTCCTACGCCATCGCGATCTTCCGCTTCAAGGATTACCAGGCCGCATCGATTCCGGTGCTGCCGGTGAAGCGCGGGATCGAGACGGCCAAGAAGCACATCCTGATCTACATCCTGGCGTTCCTGGCGGCGACCCTGATGCTGACCTTGAGCGGCTACGCCGGCATGAGCTACTTCGCCGTCGCCGCGGCCATGGGCATGTACTGGCTGTACATGGCCTGGACCGGCAACAAGGCTGTGGACGACACCGTCTGGGCACGCAAGCTGTTCGTGTTCTCGATCTTCACCATCACCGCGCTGAGCGTGATGATGTCGGTGGACTTCAAGGTGCCGGGCGATGTGCTGATGACGTACGCGCAGTAA
- the cyoB gene encoding cytochrome o ubiquinol oxidase subunit I gives MFGKLSWEAVPFHEPIVMVTIAMIALGGLALFAAITYFKKWTYLWTEWLTSVDHKKIGVMYIIVAMVMLLRGFADAIMMRSQLAMATEGSPGYLPPEHYDQIFTAHGVIMIIFMAMPFFTGLMNLAVPLQIGARDVAFPFLNSLSFWLLVSGVVLINLSLGVGEFAKTGWVAYPPLSGLQYSPGVGVDYYIWALQLSGLGTTLTGVNFLATVLKMRTPGMKLMDMPIFTWTCTWANVLIVASFPILTATLALLTLDRYMDFHIFTNELGGNPMMYVNLFWAWGHPEVYILILPAFGIFSEVVSAFTGKKLFGHHSMIYASGAISVLGFMVWLHHFFTMGSGASVNAFFGLATMLISIPTGVKLFNWLFTIYQGRLRFTSQVMWTLGFMVTFAIGGMTGVLLAIPGADFVLHNSLFVIAHFHNVIIGGAVFGYIAGFGFYFPKAFGFKLHEGWGKAAFWFWIVGFFVAFMPLYALGFMGMTRRLNATTNPEWVPYLYVAMVGAVLIAFGIASQLIQLYVSVRDRNKPENMCEHGDPWNAHTLEWSTSSPPPFYNFAVLPKADCIDPFTEAKENGTAYQKPAKYEPIHMPNNTATGVVMGALLTVFGFAMIWHIWWLAIASLAGTVIYFVIHAARDDQGYMVPVDVIERIEAEQHKRLVAAGKIPASATRVETKLEQA, from the coding sequence ATGTTTGGTAAATTAAGTTGGGAAGCGGTTCCTTTCCACGAGCCGATTGTCATGGTGACCATTGCCATGATCGCGCTCGGTGGTCTGGCGCTGTTCGCGGCAATCACCTACTTCAAGAAGTGGACCTACCTGTGGACCGAGTGGCTGACGTCGGTCGACCACAAGAAAATCGGCGTGATGTACATCATCGTCGCCATGGTCATGCTGCTGCGCGGCTTCGCCGACGCCATCATGATGCGTTCCCAGCTGGCCATGGCCACCGAGGGTTCGCCTGGCTACCTGCCGCCTGAACACTATGACCAGATCTTCACCGCCCACGGTGTGATCATGATCATCTTCATGGCGATGCCATTCTTCACCGGCCTGATGAACCTTGCGGTGCCGCTGCAGATCGGCGCCCGTGACGTTGCCTTCCCGTTCCTGAACTCCCTGAGCTTCTGGCTGCTGGTGTCCGGCGTCGTGCTGATCAACCTGTCCCTGGGCGTCGGCGAATTCGCCAAGACCGGCTGGGTTGCCTATCCGCCGCTGTCGGGCCTGCAATACAGTCCTGGCGTGGGTGTGGACTACTACATCTGGGCGCTGCAGCTATCGGGTCTGGGTACGACACTCACAGGGGTCAACTTCCTGGCCACCGTGCTGAAGATGCGTACCCCTGGCATGAAGCTGATGGACATGCCGATCTTCACCTGGACCTGCACCTGGGCCAACGTCCTGATCGTGGCTTCGTTCCCGATCCTGACCGCCACCCTGGCGCTGCTGACCCTTGACCGTTACATGGATTTCCACATTTTCACCAACGAACTTGGTGGCAATCCGATGATGTACGTCAACCTGTTCTGGGCTTGGGGCCACCCTGAGGTGTACATCCTGATCCTGCCGGCGTTCGGCATCTTCTCGGAAGTCGTCTCGGCGTTCACCGGCAAGAAACTGTTCGGCCACCACTCGATGATCTACGCCTCGGGCGCGATCTCGGTGCTGGGCTTCATGGTTTGGCTGCACCACTTCTTCACCATGGGTTCGGGCGCCAGCGTCAACGCCTTCTTCGGTCTGGCGACGATGCTGATCTCCATCCCGACGGGCGTGAAGCTGTTCAACTGGCTGTTCACCATCTACCAGGGCCGTCTGCGCTTCACCAGCCAGGTGATGTGGACCCTGGGCTTCATGGTGACCTTCGCCATCGGCGGCATGACCGGCGTACTGCTGGCCATCCCGGGTGCGGACTTCGTGCTGCACAACAGCCTGTTCGTGATCGCGCACTTCCACAACGTGATCATCGGCGGCGCGGTATTCGGCTACATCGCAGGCTTCGGCTTCTACTTCCCTAAAGCGTTCGGCTTCAAGCTGCACGAAGGTTGGGGCAAGGCAGCGTTCTGGTTCTGGATCGTCGGCTTCTTCGTCGCGTTCATGCCGCTGTACGCTCTGGGCTTCATGGGCATGACCCGTCGCCTGAACGCCACCACCAACCCTGAGTGGGTGCCGTACCTGTACGTCGCCATGGTCGGTGCGGTGCTGATCGCGTTCGGTATCGCTTCCCAGCTGATCCAGCTGTACGTGTCGGTGCGTGACCGCAACAAGCCAGAGAACATGTGCGAACACGGCGACCCGTGGAATGCCCATACCCTGGAATGGTCGACCTCGTCGCCGCCGCCGTTCTACAACTTCGCCGTCCTGCCGAAGGCCGACTGCATCGACCCGTTCACCGAAGCCAAGGAAAACGGTACCGCGTACCAGAAGCCGGCCAAGTACGAGCCGATCCACATGCCGAACAACACCGCCACCGGTGTGGTGATGGGCGCTCTGCTGACCGTGTTCGGTTTCGCGATGATCTGGCACATCTGGTGGCTGGCGATCGCGAGCCTGGCAGGCACCGTGATCTACTTCGTGATCCACGCTGCGCGTGACGATCAGGGCTACATGGTGCCGGTCGACGTGATCGAGCGCATCGAAGCCGAGCAGCACAAGCGTCTGGTCGCGGCCGGCAAGATCCCGGCGTCCGCCACCCGTGTTGAAACCAAGTTGGAACAGGCTTAA
- the msrB gene encoding peptide-methionine (R)-S-oxide reductase MsrB codes for MFSRRQILAAGGGLGVAALLAGVLPKLSTGAAPIGEARADEAFEVVHSDSEWRALLSPEQYDVLRREGTERAYTSPLNGEHRTGTFACAGCALALFSSATKFDSRTGWPSFWAPLEHAVATRQDRSFGMSREEVHCRRCGGHLGHVFDDGPKPTGLRYCMNGVAMTFNPAAA; via the coding sequence ATGTTTTCAAGGCGACAGATACTGGCAGCGGGCGGCGGGCTGGGGGTTGCGGCCCTGTTGGCGGGTGTATTGCCAAAGTTGTCGACCGGCGCGGCGCCGATCGGCGAAGCCCGGGCCGACGAAGCGTTCGAAGTTGTCCACAGCGACAGCGAATGGCGCGCGCTGCTCAGCCCCGAGCAGTACGACGTGCTGCGCCGGGAAGGCACCGAACGGGCCTACACCAGCCCGCTGAACGGCGAGCACCGCACCGGCACGTTCGCCTGCGCCGGTTGCGCGCTGGCGCTGTTCTCGTCCGCGACCAAGTTCGACAGCCGCACCGGCTGGCCGAGTTTCTGGGCGCCGCTGGAGCACGCCGTGGCCACGCGTCAGGACCGATCCTTCGGCATGAGCCGCGAGGAGGTCCACTGCCGGCGCTGCGGCGGGCACCTGGGGCACGTCTTCGACGACGGCCCGAAACCCACCGGCCTGCGCTACTGCATGAACGGCGTGGCCATGACCTTCAACCCCGCGGCGGCATGA